Proteins from one Penaeus monodon isolate SGIC_2016 chromosome 39, NSTDA_Pmon_1, whole genome shotgun sequence genomic window:
- the LOC119597369 gene encoding THO complex subunit 4-like has product MTAKVDMSLEDIIKANKIKPGNRRGGTRGARGGRGRGGGLRRGGAVGGGGGGGGGGGAQTRGRASGGGRPFVGNRAGFGQRGNVEGRWNHDMYQGGGGGGGGGRIQQSGPAKLLISNLDFGVSDSDIHELFTEFGTIRSAAVHYDRSGRSLGTAHVSFERHADAIKALKQYNGVQLDGRPMNITMDGGASAVRNTAPVKRLAQGPRPISGASYGGRGGRGIRGSNRRGNTRGSTRGGGRGRGGMGGRGGRNQVVPTAEELDAELDAYVNQVNK; this is encoded by the exons ATGACAGCCAAGGTTGATATGAGTTTGGAAGACATCATCAAGGCCAACAAGATCAAGCCCGGGAATCGGAGAGGAGGAACCCGAGGTGCTCGAGGAGGCCGAGGGCGCGGCGGAGGACTGCGTCGAGGAGGAGCTgtaggcggcggcggcggcggcggaggaggaggaggagcacagACCCGCGGGCGAGCGAGCGGCGGCGGGCGGCCCTTCGTGGGCAACAGGGCAGGATTCGGACAAAGG ggcAATGTTGAGGGCCGCTGGAACCACGACATGTACCAgggtggtggcggcggcggtggcggcggccgcATTCAGCAGTCAGGCCCTGCCAAGCTGTTGATCTCAAATTTAGACTTCGGCGTGTCTGATTCAGATATTCAT GAATTGTTTACAGAATTTGGAACTATAAGAAGTGCAGCAGTTCACTATGATCGCTCTGGAAGATCTCTTGGAACAGCTCATGTATCATTTGAACGACATGCTGATGCCATCAAAGCCCTTAAACAGTACAATGGAGTACAGCTTGATGGCAGACCGATGAATATCACCATGGACGGTGGTGCCAGTGCTGTGAGGAACACAGCACCTGTCAAGAGACTTGCACAAGGACCTAGACCCATTAGTGGGGCCAGTTATG GTGGTCGGGGGGGCCGTGGTATTCGCGGCAGCAACCGAAGAGGGAACACCAGAGGAAGTACTCGTGGTGGAGGCCGAGGCAGAGGAGGCATGGGTGGGCGGGGGGGCAGGAACCAGGTTGTGCCCACCGCTGAAGAATTGGATGCCGAGCTTGACGCCTATGTCAACCAGGTCAACAAGTGA